The Dioscorea cayenensis subsp. rotundata cultivar TDr96_F1 chromosome 16, TDr96_F1_v2_PseudoChromosome.rev07_lg8_w22 25.fasta, whole genome shotgun sequence sequence TCAGGAATGTGGTTGAATTGTTTGTCAACCGGTACATCGACAAGGGCATCACAGTGGTTgctggtaaaaaaaaataaaaacatgacttAGAACTAATGTTTTGAAATGCTAATTCTTAGTTGATTGCAACCCTTGTTTTTAAATCAAGAGAGTTTTGGTTGCTACAAACTTTGTGAAGTCAAACGTCTTGAAatacatttgaatttgcatgtTAAGTTTTAACAAAATTTCATCGTCAATAAAGAACCATATAAGGATGCCAAGTAGATGAAAGGATCTCCTTTGTTGCATTATTATATGCACTGTTACAGTTTGATGTTAAAATTAAGAGACTTAGAAGATGACATAGCACCGAATATATGATTCGACTTTCAACTTTTATAGGAGTTGAGGCTAGAGGCTTTATATTTGCTGCTCCTATCGCGCTTGCTATTGGTGCAAAGTTCATCCCTTTGAGGAAACCTCGGAAGCTGCCAGGTTCACTCAATCTCTTCtcttaaaaaattgaatttaattctGTGACATGTATTCATTGGTCTGATCCTGAATAAGCAAAACATGCAGGTGAAGTTATTTCAGAGAAGTATGATCTTGAATATGGAACCGATTGCCTTGAAATGCATGTCGGGGCAGTTCAACCTGAGGATCGAGCTTTGGTAGTCGATGATTTGATTGCAACAGGAGGAACTCTTTGTGCAGCCATGAATTTGCTCGGTGTGTACAAGTTTTAATTGATATTGCTATGATACTAAGTCTAACTAAAACCTGTCCAGCTTAatatttttcatgcttttattCATCTCAAATcgcattttcttgtattttcctt is a genomic window containing:
- the LOC120278858 gene encoding adenine phosphoribosyltransferase 4-like isoform X2, encoding MFQDITTLLLNPKAFRNVVELFVNRYIDKGITVVAGVEARGFIFAAPIALAIGAKFIPLRKPRKLPGEVISEKYDLEYGTDCLEMHVGAVQPEDRALVVDDLIATGGTLCAAMNLLERAGAEVVECACVIELPELKGRERLNGKPLHILVESR
- the LOC120278858 gene encoding adenine phosphoribosyltransferase 1-like isoform X1 yields the protein MDSRDCPLLEKETLWWCWLGVMAGGKEEKDARIEAIASSIRVVPNFPKPGIMFQDITTLLLNPKAFRNVVELFVNRYIDKGITVVAGVEARGFIFAAPIALAIGAKFIPLRKPRKLPGEVISEKYDLEYGTDCLEMHVGAVQPEDRALVVDDLIATGGTLCAAMNLLERAGAEVVECACVIELPELKGRERLNGKPLHILVESR